ATCTTTGCTCTCTGCCTGGTGTTTAAGGAGAACCAAACCAAATTGCTTGATGAAAAAAACTTAACTTTTGACTAAACAAACTCCATTTTCCTTTCACCAGACTCAATCATACAACATAATGAATCTACCTCCAAGTGCCACAGGCTTGTAATTAAAGCTCGAACTCATCTCTTTGAGCCGTGCCAGGAGACATAATAAACTATCggatatatcataaaattgacGGGGGAGGGGGGTACAATTCAATACAAAATGTGCATACATATATTGAGAATGGGTAAGAAAATTGGTCAGAAGAGGAATCTTGATAGTGGCATATAGGTGACACCAGAAAAGTCAGTTCTGTGCTTATGGAGTGAGTGTTATGTGATGTCTGCCAAAGGCATCCTCAAATGAACTCGCCTCATTCCATGTCACAATAATTCTAGCCAATAAAAGCAGGATGAGCCTGGTACCAAGGTAGCATAAGGAACACAAATGATACATGCAAATCCAATCACAGAAATCTGACTGATGTAATAGAGCTGCTCCTACTAATTCATAGAGGCTTACAAAATCAATAGTTATAGACATGCACAAACTCGCGACTATGACAAATGGCATGATCAATGACTCTTAGTTTCAGACAGATATCAAAAACCTGATCAAACTTCCTGGCCCTCAGAAATGCCTTCATAAGTGTACAATAGGTAACTACGTCTGGACTGATGCCCTGCATAAAATTAGCTTGTTGACTAAAAAAATGCTCGTACAGTATCACAGAAAAAATTACGTCACTGAACTTTGTCTTACACTCTCTCTAATGTAGAGATAGACTGATTGTGCTTCCATTTGTCGTCCAGCAATAGCAAAAGCATTAATCAACACATTTAGCATTATTAGGTTTGGTTCCATTCCCTCAGCTTCCATCAGCTGCAGAACTCTAACTGTTTGCTCACAGAATCCCTGTATTTAAGGGAATAGATGGTAAGACGAGCTAAAATCTTAATACTTCGAATAGCTAAGCTGAATTTTAATCCATCGTGACTAAACTCGAGTCACTTTACTTATGGGTCCATTCAAGAATACTTctgattccttgtgtattttgtTCTTTGAAATTAAAACCACTCAATGTTATGACCATATAAAATGGTGAACATTGGTGATATACAAATAAACGAATAGGCAAGAATTGGAGCAAAGCAACCAATCAAACAGATGAAGAATAAAGACGTAGCCTAAAGTAAATGTAGATTGTTTTTAAATGGTGAGACACCTAAACAGATGAACCGGTGACAAATAGATCGCAGATAGACAGACACACTCAGTTTGCAGGTCGTGGAGGGATATAATAATACAAACTAAAAGAATAAATACAACCTGCTGCGCATAAGCATTTgccaaaacacaaaatatgcTCGGTGATAGTTGAACACCTTCCAATTTCAGAGCATTTATACACCCCTCGACATTTTGAAACTTCCCGTACTGCCCATAAATATCAACCATAACAGCATAAATGGCACCACTCCTTTGATGTCCTCTGCCTCTCATATCCTCGAAAATATTTCTTACATCATCCCACTTCCCCTGCTCCCCTAAGCGAgagattataataataaatatcttTGGATCGGGATACATCCCTTGCTCATGCATCTGATGAAGCAAATCGAGGGCACTGGATAGATCCCCAAATTTGCAATGCCACCTTATCAACGAATTCCATGTTATGATATCTGGTTTTATATGTTCTTGTCgcattttttcaaaaacttcCAAAGCTTCTCCTAATTCACCGTACTTCCCAAAAGTATCAATTACACTATTGTATATTCTTCTATCCAACACCATTCCCATTGCTTGTATGTCTACCAAAATCCCCATCGCTTTCTTCCACATCCCATTATCCCTATAAAGTCCGATAATCTTGCTATACACAAACGAATTGGGATGATATCCCTTTCTCTTCATCTCAGCTATCAGTAGCCAAGTATCACTGAGCCGCCCTGCATTAACGTGATAGTCAATAAGAATTTCGAAGGTTTTTCGGTTTCTTTCCAAACCCATATCATCCATAGCAATTAAAACTTTATCAGCCAGCTTTAATAGGCCTTTCCTCAAACAACTCGAGAGCAAAGCGTTGAACAACCTCATTCCTGGTCTGCACCCAGAGAAAGTCATTTCTTGGAAAATGATATCAGCTTCTAAAGTCCTCCCAACACTTCCGAGAGCAGTTATCAAGAAGCTGTAAGCCGCATAATTGGGTCGAAACCCGATGGCCTCCATTTGAGATAGCAATGTCATGGCGTCGTTTACCTCCCCTTCTTGGCACATGAGGCAAATTGTATCGTTATATATATCGCAAGAAAGCTCCTGCCCATCACCAAGTGAACTGAGGGGGTGCTCAGAAATCGTACTCAGAGAAGAGCAAATTGACTTCGGAAAACATTTTCGCACATAGTTTTGAGGAATTAGATACGAAATTAGAGCAATGGTATTTGTTAGTTTTCTGTGGGACTTGGAAGGAAAGGAAAAACTGAGGTAAGAATTATGAAAAACTGGAAGCTGCATGTTCATGGTTCTACGCTGGCAGATGTAAGTCTGTTCGGATCAAAGGGAACCAGTTCTTGGTCCTGTCCGAGGGCGACAAGATTTCCATCACTCTTCCCACGTATCACGATGCAGTTCCAGAGTACCAATTACTGTGACCGTAATTGAGTGTGTTATGTATTACTTATTTTTATAAccagaaaaattaaaataaatatttattcatcCATTTCAAGTTCATTAGAACATGACATATCGCAAAATTCATGTAAAATGATCTTATCGatcaattttataaaaaaatattttatttaaatcagtcataaaaaatattattttatatattaaagtATAATTTGATATACATGATAGAATaaatatgtgatatataatataaagataagttaatgataaataagatgtatgaTATTACTGTTCACGTGCCGACATTgtttttgcatgatttatttatttttacacaattttatatattatataatacatTAATTGAGCCattgattttgtgagtcaagtcaaatatcaatttttaaggttaatcgagtgatactaataattttatcgagatttataaaaatctttatataattatctcgaattcatCTATATAATTagcatattatataatatataaaagtaaaaaaaaatttatttgattttaatttctacataCTAAtagatatttataaaaatcatttatataattatcatct
The sequence above is a segment of the Primulina tabacum isolate GXHZ01 chromosome 6, ASM2559414v2, whole genome shotgun sequence genome. Coding sequences within it:
- the LOC142548643 gene encoding uncharacterized protein LOC142548643, encoding MNMQLPVFHNSYLSFSFPSKSHRKLTNTIALISYLIPQNYVRKCFPKSICSSLSTISEHPLSSLGDGQELSCDIYNDTICLMCQEGEVNDAMTLLSQMEAIGFRPNYAAYSFLITALGSVGRTLEADIIFQEMTFSGCRPGMRLFNALLSSCLRKGLLKLADKVLIAMDDMGLERNRKTFEILIDYHVNAGRLSDTWLLIAEMKRKGYHPNSFVYSKIIGLYRDNGMWKKAMGILVDIQAMGMVLDRRIYNSVIDTFGKYGELGEALEVFEKMRQEHIKPDIITWNSLIRWHCKFGDLSSALDLLHQMHEQGMYPDPKIFIIIISRLGEQGKWDDVRNIFEDMRGRGHQRSGAIYAVMVDIYGQYGKFQNVEGCINALKLEGVQLSPSIFCVLANAYAQQGFCEQTVRVLQLMEAEGMEPNLIMLNVLINAFAIAGRQMEAQSVYLYIRESGISPDVVTYCTLMKAFLRARKFDQVPKIYSEMESSGCSPDRQAREILNSALLVLERKHG